A DNA window from Pyrus communis chromosome 3, drPyrComm1.1, whole genome shotgun sequence contains the following coding sequences:
- the LOC137728810 gene encoding BTB/POZ domain-containing protein At1g30440-like: MACVKLGSKTDAFHRQGQAWFCTTGLPSDIAVEVGEMSFHLHKFPLLSRSGVMERLISEASEGEEGCVITIPDIPGGVKTFELVAKFCYGVKFELTASNVVYLRCAAEHLEMTEEYGEDNLITQTEAFLNQVVLRNWKDSLKALQTCDDILPYAEELNITKRCIESLATKASTDPNLFGWPVKEHGGPMQSPGGSVLWNGISTGARPKKSSSDWWYEDASTLSLPLYQRLISVMESRGIKQEIIAASITYYAKKYLPGLNRRQGNDSSTHLKPVSLGSPPSEEDQKLLLEEVDRLLPFQKRVVPTKFLFGLLRTAMILRANSSCISNFEKRIGMQLDQATLEDLLMPNFSYSMETLYNVDCVQRILDHFIAMEQTGGVSPCSVDDEQLIGSSGPSLTPITMVAKLIDGYLAEVAPDVNLKLPKFQALAAAVPEYARPLDDGLYRAIDIYLKSHPWLVESEREQLCRLMDCQKLSLEACTHAAQNERLPLRIVVQVLFFEQLQLRSSIADCFLVSENLDGSRQLRSGFAMSNEGGWATTVRENQVLKVGMDNMRMRVSELEKECSNMRQEIEKLGRVKGSSTWGNVSKKFGFKIKSQMCSAQEGSVTNQHNGSEKVENLKERHGKHKKDSVKDE; the protein is encoded by the exons ATGGCTTGCGTGAAATTGGGATCTAAAACTGATGCATTCCATAGACAAGGACAGGCCTG GTTCTGCACCACTGGGCTTCCTAGTGACATTGCTGTTGAGGTTGGAGAGATGTCATTCCATCTTCATAAG TTTCCTTTGCTCTCAAGAAGTGGGGTTATGGAAAGATTGATTTCCGAAGCATCTGAAGGAGAAGAAGGTTGTGTCATAACCATCCCTGATATTCCTGGTGGGGTAAAAACATTTGAATTGGTAGCCAAGTTCTGCTATGGGGTGAAATTTGAGCTTACTGCCTCAAATGTTGTCTACCTTCGATGTGCTGCTGAGCATCTTGAAATGACTGAAGAGTACGGGGAGGACAACTTAATCACACAAACTGAAGCCTTTCTTAATCAAGTAGTCCTTCGAAATTGGAAAGACTCTTTAAAGGCGCTTCAGACTTGTGATGATATTCTCCCTTATGCTGAAGAACTCAACATTACCAAAAGGTGCATTGAGTCACTAGCCACAAAAGCATCTACTGATCCTAATTTGTTTGGGTGGCCTGTCAAGGAGCATGGTGGCCCTATGCAAAGTCCTGGTGGGAGTGTCCTGTGGAATGGGATAAGTACGGGGGCTAGACCAAAGAAATCAAGTTCAGATTGGTGGTATGAGGATGCATCAACCTTAAGCTTGCCTCTCTACCAGAGGCTGATTTCGGTCATGGAATCTCGTGGCATCAAACAGGAGATCATTGCAGCCTCAATTACTTATTATGCAAAAAAGTACCTTCCTGGGCTGAATCGGCGTCAAGGCAATGATTCTAGTACTCATCTTAAACCAGTGTCCTTGGGGTCCCCACCATCAGAAGAAGACCAGAAGCTCTTACTTGAAGAGGTTGATCGGTTACTTCCATTTCAGAAGCGTGTAGTCCCAACCAAATTCTTGTTTGGTCTACTTCGAACAGCCATGATTCTTCGAGCCAACTCTTCGTGCATATCAAATTTTGAGAAAAGAATTGGCATGCAGCTTGATCAAGCTACTTTGGAAGATCTTTTGATGCCCAACTTCTCTTATTCTATGGAGACTCTGTACAATGTTGACTGTGTGCAACGAATTCTAGACCACTTCATTGCCATGGAACAAACAGGAGGAGTGTCTCCATGTTCGGTCGATGATGAACAATTGATTGGGTCTTCAGGCCCTTCACTGACCCCAATCACAATGGTAGCCAAACTCATCGATGGATACCTTGCAGAGGTCGCCCCTGATGTCAACTTGAAACTCCCCAAGTTTCAGGCTCTTGCTGCTGCTGTTCCAGAATATGCCAGACCCTTGGATGATGGTCTTTACCGCGCCATAGATATTTATTTGAAG TCGCACCCATGGTTGGTGGAGTCCGAAAGGGAACAGCTTTGCCGGTTGATGGACTGCCAGAAGCTTTCCTTGGAAGCTTGCACTCATGCTGCACAGAATGAGAGGCTACCCTTGAGAATAGTTGTTCAAGTTCTCTTCTTCGAGCAGCTTCAGCTTAGGTCGTCAATTGCCGACTGCTTTCTGGTATCAGAAAATCTTGATGGGTCAAGACAGTTAAGAAGTGGGTTTGCCATGTCTAACGAGGGAGGCTGGGCCACTACCGTGAGGGAGAATCAGGTTTTAAAGGTTGGGATGGACAATATGAGGATGCGGGTatccgagcttgagaaggagTGTTCGAACATGAGACAAGAGATCGAGAAGTTGGGTCGCGTAAAAGGGTCTAGCACGTGGGGAAACGTATCAAAGAAATTCGGGTTCAAGATAAAGTCCCAGATGTGCAGTGCTCAAGAGGGATCCGTCACCAATCAACACAACGGGAGTGAGAAAGTCGAGAACCTAAAGGAGAGGCATGGTAAGCATAAGAAAGACTCTGTTAAAGATGAatag
- the LOC137729021 gene encoding cation-chloride cotransporter 1-like has protein sequence MDNVDVEAGAENEFRGQRGRKYRPVVDNDRAVLEMSPMDPSSSSSSSSLPVHQASLKKIKVSTQENMGSNINEGPSTQVQAKGPQKESKLELFGFDSLVNILGLKSMTDEQTAAPSSPRDGEDIAITQGRPKPSDLKLGTLMGVFVPCLQNILGIIYYIRFSWIVGMAGIAESLFLVSFCGLCTFLTAISLSAIATNGAMKGGGPYYLIGRALGPEVGVSIGLCFFLGNAVAGSLYVLGAVETFLKAVPAAGIFKETTRVNGTSIAIHSPSSHDLQIYGIVVTILLCFIVFGGVKMINRVAPAFLIPVLFSLFCIYIGIALARKNHPVDGVTGLSSHSFKENWGSDYKKTNNNGIPDPDGKVSWNFNAMVGLFFPAVTGIMAGSNRSASLKDTQRSIPIGTLAATLSTTAMYLVSVLLFGALATREKLLTDRLLSARIAWPFPVFIYIGIILSTLGAALQSLTGAPRLLAAIANDDILPVLNYFRVSDGNEPHIATLFTALLCIGCVVIGNLDLITPTITMFFLLCYAGVNLSCFLLDLLDAPSWRPRWKFHHWSLSLLGATLCIVIMFLISWSFTIVSLALASLIYYYVSIKGKAGDWGDGFKSAYFQLALRSLRSLGANQVHPKNWYPIPLIFCRPWGKLPENVPCHPKLADFANCMKKKGRGMSIFFSILDGDYRECAEDAKTACKQLATYLDYKNCEGVAEIVVAPSMSEGFRGIVQTMGLGNLKPNIVVMRYPEIWRRENLTEIPATFVEIINDCIVANKAVVIVKGLDEWPNEYQRQYGTIDLYWIVRDGGLMLLLSQLLLTKESFESCKIQVFCIAEEDTDAEGLKFDVKKFLYDLRMHAEVIVVTMKSWDVQADGGSPQDESVEAFTGARRRIADYMANMKAIAEKQGTPLMADGKQVFVDEQQVEKFLYTTLKLNSTILRYSRMAAVVLVSLPPPPTNHPAYFYMEYMDLLVENVPRLLMVRGYRRDVVTLFT, from the exons ATGGACAATGTCGACGTCGAAGCTGGTGCGGAAAACGAGTTCCGTGGCCAGAGGGGTCGCAAGTACCGCCCCGTCGTCGACAACGATCGGGCCGTGCTCGAGATGTCGCCCATGGAtccttcctcctcttcatcGTCGTCTTCTCTCCCGGTTCACCAGGCTTCCCTCAA GAAAATAAAAGTGAGCACACAAGAAAACATGGGTTCTAACATAAATGAAGGGCCTTCTACTCAAGTGCAAGCCAAAGGCCCTCAGAAAGAATCCAAATTGGAACTATTTGGTTTTGATTCTCTTGTCAACATTCTTGGTCTGAAGAG TATGACGGATGAGCAGACTGCAGCACCATCAAGTCCTAGAGATGGTGAAGATATTGCTATCACTCAGGGGCGACCAAAG CCAAGTGATCTCAAACTGGGAACATTGATGGGTGtatttgtgccgtgccttcagAACATTTTGGGAATTATCTACTATATCCGATTTTCTTG GATTGTTGGTATGGCTGGCATAGCTGAGTCACTATTCTTGGTTTCCTTCTGTGGCTTGTGTACTTTCCTGACTGCAATATCATTGAGCGCAATTGCAACCAATGGTGCTATGAAG GGTGGTGGACCTTACTATCTAATTGGTCGTGCTCTTGGTCCAGAAGTTGGAGTTAGCATTGGGTTATGTTTCTTTCTAGGAAATGCTGTTGCTGGATCTCT TTATGTCTTGGGAGCTGTTGAAACCTTCTTGAAAGCTGTTCCAGCAGCTGGGATTTTTAAAG AGACCACAAGAGTTAATGGAACATCAATTGCAATACACAGTCCGAGTTCTCATGACCTGCAAATCTATGGGATAGTTGTGACTATTCTTTTGTGCTTTATTGTGTTTGGTGGTGTGAAAATGATCAATCGGGTTGCACCTGCCTTCCTCATACCCGTTTTGTTCTCACTGTTCTGCATATATATCGGGATTGCTTTGGCGAGGAAGAATCACCCTGTAG ATGGGGTCACAGGCTTGAGTTCGCACTCTTTCAAAGAAAATTGGGGCTCAGATTATAAGAAGACCAATAACAATGGAATTCCTGATCCGGACGGAAAAGTATCCTGGAATTTCAA TGCAATGGTCGGCCTCTTTTTCCCTGCTGTGACAGGAATTATGGCAGGTTCAAATCGGTCAGCCTCACTGAAAGATACTCAGCGTTCAATTCCTATTGGAACACTGGCTGCAACTCTTTCAACTACTGCAATGTATCTGGTCTCTGTGTTACTATTTGGAGCTCTTGCAACCAGGGAGAAGCTTCTGACTGACAG GCTACTTTCGGCTAGAATTGCTTGGCCTTTCCCAGTATTCATTTACATTGGAATAATTCTTTCAACCTTAGGTGCCGCTCTTCAAAGCCTGACTGGTGCCCCCCGTCTCCTAGCAGCAATAGCCAATGATGACATTTTACCTGTTCTTAACTACTTTCGGGTTTCAGACGGGAATGAGCCTCACATTGCTACCTTGTTTACCGCGCTCCTCTGTATCGGGTGTGTCGTTATTGGGAACCTGGATCTTATCACGCCAACTATAACTATGTTTTTCCTTCTGTGTTATGCGGGTGTGAACTTATCTTGCTTCCTTCTGGATCTTCTAGATGCTCCCAGTTGGCGTCCTCGGTGGAAATTTCACCACTGGAGCCTCTCTCTTCTTGGAGCCACACTTTGTATAG TGATCATGTTCTTGATCTCTTGGTCATTCACTATCGTGTCTCTAGCCCTGGCAAGCCTTATATATTATTATGTGAGCATCAAAGGCAAGGCTGGGGACTGGGGTGATGGTTTCAAGAGTGCATATTTCCAACTAGCTCTCCGCAGTCTTCGATCTCTAGGAG CAAACCAGGTACACCCAAAGAATTGGTATCCCATCCCCTTGATATTCTGCCGGCCATGGGGGAAGCTGCCAGAAAATGTGCCCTGCCATCCCAAACTTGCTGACTTTGCCAACTGTATGAAGAAGAAGGGCAGGGGAATGTCCATTTTTTTCTCTATTCTAGATGGTGATTACCGTGAATGTGCTGAAGATGCTAAGACTGCATGCAAACAGCTTGCGACCTACCTTGACTACAAGAATTGTGAAGGTGTAGCTGAGATTGTCGTGGCTCCCAGTATGTCTGAAGGCTTTCGGGGCATCGTCCAGACAATGGGTCTTGGAAACCTCAAGCCAAACATTGTAGTGATGCGGTATCCTGAGATATGGCGTCGTGAAAACTTAACGGAAATTCCAGCCACTTTCGTTGAAataattaacgattgcattgTTGCGAACAAGGCCGTTGTCATCGTCAAGGGACTTGATGAATGGCCTAATGAGTATCAGAGGCAGTATGGTACCATTGACTTGTACTGGATTGTGAGAGATGGAGGTCTCATGCTGCTTCTGTCCCAGCTCCTCCTCACGAAGGAAAGCTTTGAGAGTTGCAAAATCCAGGTTTTCTGCATCGCAGAGGAGGATACTGATGCGGAGGGGCTcaagtttgatgtgaaaaagtTTCTATATGATCTTCGGATGCATGCTGAAGTGATTGTTGTAACAATGAAATCGTGGGATGTGCAAGCAGATGGTGGGTCTCCTCAAGATGAATCCGTGGAGGCGTTCACTGGTGCTCGGCGGCGGATAGCTGATTACATGGCTAACATGAAGGCAATAGCTGAGAAACAAGGGACCCCGCTGATGGCCGACGGGAAGCAAGTTTTTGTGGATGAACAGCAGGTGGAGAAGTTTCTTTACACTACTCTGAAGCTGAACTCGACGATACTCAGATACTCGAGAATGGCTGCGGTTGTGCTTGTGAGCTTACCTCCACCGCCGACCAACCATCCTGCATATTTCTACATGGAGTACATGGATTTGCTGGTGGAGAACGTGCCGAGACTTCTGATGGTGAGAGGATACCGTAGAGACGTTGTAACTCTATTCACATAG
- the LOC137729258 gene encoding cationic amino acid transporter 1-like, translating to MVAGGGGVDEGLRRRGCTYRRDDFLPEESFQSWGNYVNALRQTPGRFVDRVLTRSADSTELVEMKARSHNEMKKTLNWWDLIWFGLGAVIGAGIFVLTGLEAKNHAGPAVVLSYVVSGVSALLSVFCYTEFAVEIPVAGGSFAYLRVELGDFVAFIAAGNILLEYVIGGAAVARSWTSYFTTLCNRSDTNDFRIVAHDLPEDYRFLDPIAVVVIIGICCLAVLSTKGSSRLNYIASIVHVIVIVFIIIAGLTKADTKNYVDFAPFGPRGVFQASAVLFFAYVGFDAVSTMAEETKNPARDIPIGLVGSMVITTVVYCLLAVTLCLMQPYGSINEQAPFSVAFEAVGMGWAKYVVAAGALKGMTSVLLVGAVGQARYLTHIARTHMVPPWFAQVDSKTGTPVNATVTMLAATAVIAFFTSLDVLANLLSISTLFIFSLVAMALLVRRYYVSGVTTQANRNKFIACLFIIISSSIATSIYWSRTDKWTAYVVTAPLWFLGTLGIWLLVPQARNPKLWGVPLVPWLPSLSIAINIFLLGSIDHASFIRFGVWTLIILVYYFIFGLHASYDTAKDSEAKRLEGGTGNELRKVEASGVATRDSGLGSENGSYASVTPAN from the exons ATGGTGGCGGGCGGCGGAGGAGTCGATGAGGGGCTACGGCGGAGAGGCTGCACGTACCGAAGGGACGATTTTCTCCCCGAGGAGTCGTTCCAGAGCTGGGGCAATTACGTCAATGCGCTGAGGCAGACGCCCGGCCGGTTCGTGGATCGGGTCCTGACCCGGTCGGCGGACAGCACGGAGCTGGTGGAGATGAAGGCGCGGAGTCATAATGAGATGAAGAAAACGCTCAACTGGTGGGACCTCATCTGGTTCGGACTCGGCGCTGTCATCGGCGCCGGAATATTCGTGCTCACCGGACTGGAGGCGAAAAATCACGCGGGCCCCGCGGTCGTGCTGTCGTACGTCGTCTCGGGCGTCTCCGCCTTGCTCTCTGTTTTCTGCTACACCGAGTTCGCAGTCGAGATTCCTGTTGCAG GGGGCTCATTTGCGTACCTAAGGGTGGAGCTAGGGGACTTCGTGGCCTTCATTGCAGCAGGCAACATCCTCCTCGAGTATGTCATAGGCGGCGCAGCCGTTGCTCGTTCCTGGACCTCCTACTTCACCACCCTCTGCAACCGAAGCGACACCAATGATTTCCGCATCGTAGCCCACGATTTGCCAGAGGACTACAGGTTCCTCGACCCCATTGCCGTTGTTGTCATTATCGGCATCTGCTGCCTCGCAGTCCTCAGCACAAAGGGCTCTTCTCGTCTCAACTACATTGCCTCGATTGTCCATGTaattgtcattgtcttcatcaTCATTGCCGGCCTCACCAAAGCTGATACCAAAAACTACGTCGATTTCGCCCCTTTTGGCCCCCGCGGTGTGTTCCAAGCCTCAGCTGTACTGTTCTTTGCGTATGTTGGATTCGATGCTGTTTCAACCATGGCGGAGGAGACCAAGAACCCCGCAAGGGACATCCCAATTGGTCTTGTCGGTTCAATGGTGATTACCACAGTGGTCTATTGCTTGCTTGCAGTGACATTATGCCTTATGCAGCCGTATGGCAGCATTAACGAACAAGCTCCATTTTCGGTTGCATTTGAAGCTGTTGGGATGGGATGGGCTAAGTACGTTGTGGCAGCAGGCGCATTGAAAGGTATGACAAGCGTGCTGCTTGTCGGGGCAGTTGGACAGGCTCGGTACCTCACTCACATTGCCCGAACCCACATGGTGCCGCCATGGTTTGCGCAAGTTGATTCCAAAACCGGCACTCCAGTCAATGCCACGGTCACCATGCTTGCAGCCACCGCAGTCATTGCTTTCTTCACGAGCCTCGACGTTCTGGCCAACCTTCTCTCCATCTCCACTCTGTTCATCTTCAGCCTTGTCGCCATGGCTCTCCTTGTTCGCCGCTACTATGTCAGCGGTGTCACAACTCAGGCCAACAGGAACAAGTTCATTGCCTGCCTTTTCATCATAATTAGCTCTTCAATTGCCACCTCTATCTACTGGAGCAGAACAGATAAATGGACTGCCTACGTGGTAACCGCGCCGCTTTGGTTCTTGGGTACTTTAGGGATTTGGTTACTTGTCCCCCAAGCAAGGAATCCGAAGCTCTGGGGAGTGCCACTGGTGCCATGGTTACCATCTCTTTCAATTGCCATCAACATTTTCCTGCTCGGGTCAATCGATCACGCCTCATTCATAAGGTTTGGAGTGTGGACTCTGATCATCTTGGTTTACTACTTCATCTTCGGGTTGCACGCGTCTTATGACACGGCAAAGGACTCCGAAGCGAAGAGGCTGGAGGGCGGCACAGGCAATGAGTTGAGGAAGGTCGAAGCTTCAGGGGTTGCGACGAGGGACTCCGGGTTAGGCAGCGAAAATGGTAGCTATGCCTCTGTAACTCCTGCTAATTAA